A genomic window from Pseudomonas alcaligenes includes:
- a CDS encoding DUF523 domain-containing protein, whose product MEKLLVSRCLLGHRVRYDGGAHGPYDLLQRWQDEGRIVPLCPEVAGGLPTPRAPAEIPGGQGGQVLDGARPVLTDDGEDVTAAFVAGAGIALQLVRQHGLRVAVLKARSPSCGNTQNYDGSFSGTLVAGEGVTAALLRRHGVKVFNESELTAAAAELARLERGGD is encoded by the coding sequence ATGGAGAAACTGCTGGTCAGCCGCTGCCTGCTCGGCCACCGGGTGCGCTACGACGGCGGCGCCCACGGCCCCTATGACCTGCTGCAGCGCTGGCAGGACGAGGGCCGCATCGTGCCCCTGTGCCCGGAGGTGGCCGGCGGCCTGCCGACCCCGCGCGCGCCGGCGGAGATTCCTGGCGGCCAGGGCGGCCAGGTGCTGGACGGCGCACGGCCGGTGCTGACCGACGACGGCGAGGACGTCACCGCCGCCTTCGTCGCCGGCGCCGGGATCGCCCTGCAGCTGGTGCGCCAGCATGGCCTGCGGGTCGCCGTGCTCAAGGCGCGCAGTCCGTCCTGCGGCAATACGCAGAACTACGACGGCAGTTTCAGCGGCACCCTGGTCGCCGGCGAGGGCGTCACCGCCGCCCTGCTCAGGCGCCATGGGGTGAAGGTGTTCAACGAGTCCGAGCTGACCGCGGCCGCCGCCGAGCTGGCGCGCCTGGAGCGTGGCGGCGACTGA
- a CDS encoding DUF4399 domain-containing protein gives MSQTFRTLALAGLLAGLPLLASAEIPRSPAPEGARVYFIEPADGATVARTFSVKFGLAGMGVAPAGVDLPGTGHHHLLVDLAEAPAMDQPLPASEQVLHFGKGQTETELTLPPGTHSLQLLVGDKNHVPLQPPVISERITVTVQ, from the coding sequence ATGTCCCAGACTTTTCGCACACTCGCCCTGGCCGGCTTGCTGGCCGGCCTGCCGCTGCTCGCCAGCGCCGAGATACCGCGCAGCCCGGCCCCGGAGGGGGCGCGGGTGTACTTCATCGAACCGGCCGACGGCGCCACCGTGGCGCGGACCTTCAGCGTCAAGTTCGGCCTCGCCGGCATGGGCGTGGCACCGGCCGGGGTCGACCTGCCCGGCACCGGCCACCACCACCTGCTGGTGGACCTCGCCGAGGCGCCGGCGATGGATCAGCCGCTGCCCGCCAGCGAGCAGGTGCTGCATTTCGGCAAGGGCCAGACCGAGACCGAGCTGACCCTGCCACCGGGTACCCACAGCCTGCAGCTGCTGGTCGGCGACAAGAACCACGTGCCGCTGCAGCCGCCGGTGATCTCCGAGCGAATCACCGTCACCGTGCAGTAG
- a CDS encoding 2OG-Fe(II) oxygenase, producing the protein MPNEQLQRLLPQIIEDLASRGWSRQDAFLPATLTHELAEECRRRAREGALNPAGTGRGQGLAVREGVRGDHIQWLEAGQAEACDQYLATMDALRQALNRAFFLGLEDYESHFALYPPGAFYQKHLDRFRDDDRRTLSAVFYLNADWQPEQGGALRLYPEGGGELDVLPTAGTLVLFMSAELPHEVLPASRERLSLTGWFRRR; encoded by the coding sequence ATGCCCAACGAACAACTGCAGCGGCTTTTGCCGCAGATCATCGAGGACCTGGCCAGCCGCGGCTGGTCGCGGCAGGACGCTTTCCTGCCTGCCACTCTGACCCACGAACTGGCCGAGGAGTGCCGCAGGCGCGCCCGCGAAGGCGCGCTGAACCCGGCCGGCACCGGCCGCGGCCAGGGCCTGGCGGTACGCGAAGGCGTGCGCGGCGACCATATCCAGTGGCTGGAGGCGGGCCAGGCCGAGGCCTGCGACCAGTACCTGGCGACCATGGACGCGCTGCGCCAGGCGCTCAACCGCGCCTTCTTCCTCGGCCTGGAGGACTACGAGAGCCACTTCGCCCTGTATCCGCCCGGCGCCTTCTACCAGAAGCACCTGGACCGCTTCCGCGACGACGACCGGCGCACGCTGTCGGCGGTGTTCTACCTCAACGCCGACTGGCAACCCGAGCAGGGCGGCGCCCTGCGCCTCTACCCAGAGGGCGGCGGCGAACTGGACGTGCTGCCGACGGCCGGCACCCTGGTGCTGTTCATGTCCGCCGAGCTGCCCCACGAGGTGCTGCCGGCGAGCCGCGAACGCCTGTCGCTGACCGGCTGGTTCCGCCGCCGCTAA